A single genomic interval of Camelina sativa cultivar DH55 chromosome 11, Cs, whole genome shotgun sequence harbors:
- the LOC104728631 gene encoding defensin-like protein 222: MKTIVIVLTLLFLVLSCAPNIKAKAYLEENTHSFNSATNPQINFKIDELPPDEHLGVSAAKNILGFCQKCAHHCLRRKRIIGECRRFVCHCSRQEIGVWIMNILEFRQLKTYLVSVKNVHIIV; encoded by the exons ATGAAGACAATTGTCATTGTTTTAACTCttctatttcttgttttatcat gTGCGCCAAATATCAAGGCAAAAGCTTATTTGGAAGAGAACACTCATTCTTTCAATTCAGCAACAAACCCtcaaattaactttaaaatagaTGAACTTCCACCAGATGAACATCTTGGAGTTTCCGCAGCTAAAAACATACTTGGTTTCTGTCAAAAATGTGCACATCATTGTTTGAGAAGAAAACGGATTATTGGTGAATGTAGAAGATTTGTTTGTCATTGCTCCAGACAAGAAATTGGTGTTTGGatt ATGAACATCTTGGAGTTTCGGCAGCTAAAAACATACTTGGTTTCTGTCAAAAATGTGCACATCATTGTTTGA
- the LOC104728632 gene encoding defensin-like protein 222 — protein MKTIVIVLTLLFLVLSCNAPNIKAKAYLEENTHSFNSATSPQINFKIDELPPDEHLGVSAAKNILGFCQECAHHCLRRKRIIGECRRFVCHCSRQEIGVWIHCTSRKRISPTPPHLGT, from the exons ATGAAGACAATTGTCATTGTTTTAACTCttctatttcttgttttatcatGTAA tgCGCCAAATATCAAGGCAAAAGCTTATTTGGAAGAGAACACTCATTCTTTCAATTCAGCAACAAGCCCtcaaattaactttaaaatagaTGAACTTCCACCAGATGAACATCTTGGAGTTTCCGCAGCTAAAAACATACTTGGTTTCTGTCAAGAATGTGCACATCATTGTTTGAGAAGAAAACGGATTATTGGTGAATGTAGAAGATTTGTTTGTCATTGCTCCAGACAAGAAATTGGTGTTTGGatt CATTGCACTTCACGGAAACGCATATCcccaacaccacctcatcttggtacttag
- the LOC104728635 gene encoding defensin-like protein 222: MKTIVIVLTLLFLVLSCAPNIKAKAYLEENTHSFNSATNPQINFKIDELPPDEHLGVSAAKNILGFCQECAHHCLRRKRIIGECRRFVCHCSRQEIGVWIHCTSRKRISPTPPHLGT; the protein is encoded by the exons ATGAAGACAATTGTCATTGTTTTAACTCttctatttcttgttttatcat gTGCGCCAAATATCAAGGCAAAAGCTTATTTGGAAGAGAACACTCATTCTTTCAATTCAGCAACAAACCCtcaaattaactttaaaatagaTGAACTTCCACCAGATGAACATCTTGGAGTTTCCGCAGCTAAAAACATACTTGGTTTCTGTCAAGAATGTGCACATCATTGTTTGAGAAGAAAACGGATTATTGGTGAATGTAGAAGATTTGTTTGTCATTGCTCCAGACAAGAAATTGGTGTTTGGatt CATTGCACTTCACGGAAACGCATATCcccaacaccacctcatcttggtacttag